The following proteins come from a genomic window of Sander vitreus isolate 19-12246 chromosome 14, sanVit1, whole genome shotgun sequence:
- the LOC144529324 gene encoding activin receptor type-2B-like, with translation MFLSWLTCALLLGTLCAGLSHGDGDTLECLYYNVNYEAERTNQSGVEHCEGEADKRSHCYASWRNSSGSIQLVKKGCWLDDFNCYDRQECVATEDSPQVFFCCCEGNFCNERFTHLPDANGPLIKAPPPSVLSVMVYCLLPVSMVTMVLLAAVWMYRHRKPPYGHAHINQDPAGPSSPPLLRLQPLQLLEVKASGRFGCVWKAQMMNQHVAVKIFPFQNKESWQTETDIFMTPGMRHENILKFIAAEKRGNHHDAELWLITQFHQRGSLADFLKGNIVSWTELCHVAESMACGLAYLHEDIPRLKGEGPKPAIAHRDFKSKNVMLRLDLTAVIGDFGLAVRFEPGEPPGETHGQVGTRRYMAPEVLEGAINFQRDAFLRIDMYAMGLVLWELVSRCKAADGPVDEYMLPFEEEVGQHPSLEDLQEVVVHKKLRPAVKELWLKHSGLVQICETVEECWDHDAEARLSAGCVEERIAQARRHNATIGLPSSDHHALLVPVPMVTNVDIAPKESNT, from the exons ATGTTTCTCTCCTGGCTGACCTGTGCACTTCTGCTGGGAACTTTATGTGCAG ggcTGAGCCACGGTGACGGCGACACCCTGGAGTGTCTGTACTACAACGTGAACTACGAGGCGGAGCGGACCAATCAGAGCGGCGTGGAGCACTGCGAGGGCGAGGCGGACAAACGCTCGCACTGCTACGCCTCGTGGAGGAACAGCTCGGGCTCCATCCAGCTGGTGAAGAAAGGCTGCTGGCTGGACGACTTCAACTGCTACGACCG ACAGGAGTGCGTGGCGACGGAGGACAGTCCTCAGGTCTTCTTCTGCTGCTGCGAGGGAAACTTCTGCAACGAGAGATTCACACACCTGCCGGATGCCAACGGACCGT tgatcAAAGCCCCACCCCCCAGCGTGTTGAGCGTCATGGTGTACTGCCTGCTTCCCGTGTCCATGGTGACTATGGTGCTGCTCGCTGCCGTCTGGATGTACCGCCACCGGAAACCTCCATACGGACACGCCCACATCAACCAG gacccTGCAGggccctcctccccccccctgcTCCGTCTGCAGCCCCTGCAGCTGTTGGAGGTGAAGGCCAGCGGACGGTTCGGCTGCGTCTGGAAAGCTCAGATGATGAACCAACACGTGGCCGTCAAGATCTTCCCCTTCCAG AATAAGGAGTCTTGGCAGACGGAGACGGACATCTTCATGACTCCGGGGATGAGACATGAAAACATCCTGAAGTTCATCGCTGCGGAGAAACGAGGAAATCACCACGACGCCGAGCTGTGGCTCATCACCCAGTTCCACCAGAGG ggcTCTCTGGCGGACTTCCTGAAGGGAAACATCGTCAGCTGGACCGAGCTGTGCCACGTAGCCGAGTCGATGGCGTGCGGCCTGGCTTACCTTCACGAAGACATTCCTCGCCTGAAGGGGGAGGGGCCCAAACCGGCCATCGCCCACAG gGACTTTAAGAGTAAGAACGTCATGTTGCGTTTGGACCTCACGGCGGTGATCGGGGACTTTGGTCTCGCCGTTCGCTTCGAGCCAGGGGAACCGCCTGGAGAGACGCACGGACAG gtgggcACCAGGCGTTACATGGCTCCGGAGGTTTTAGAGGGAGCCATCAACTTCCAGCGAGATGCCTTCCTCCGAATCGACATGTACGCCATGGGACTGGTGCTGTGGGAGCTGGTGTCCCGCTGCAAGGCTGCCgacg gtcCGGTGGATGAGTACATGCTGCCGTTTGAGGAGGAGGTGGGTCAGCATCCGTCTCTGGAGGATCTTCAGGAAGTCGTCGTCCACAAGAAGCTGAGACCGGCCGTCAAAGAGCTCTGGCTCAAACACAGC GGCCTGGTTCAGATCTGTGAGACGGTGGAGGAGTGCTGGGATCACGACGCCGAAGCTCGCCTCTCGGCTGGCTGCGTGGAGGAGCGGATCGCTCAGGCCCGCCGCCACAACGCCACCATCGGCCTGCCTTCCTCCGACCACCATGCCCTACTCGTACCCGTTCCCATGGTAACCAACGTGGACATAGCGCCCAAAGAGTCCAATACATGA